Proteins from one Ranitomeya variabilis isolate aRanVar5 chromosome 1, aRanVar5.hap1, whole genome shotgun sequence genomic window:
- the GP1BB gene encoding platelet glycoprotein Ib beta chain, with translation MRRMIHWLWLLLLIICLLPLVSGCPSPCSCTSGIVDCSYKDLTSSTLPASFPTTTQVIRLDQNNLLSIPNGLLDHLPNVREVHLKHNPWHCDCDILYLRSWLQGQQKKGLYRDVICASPETLEGRVIMFLTEDELVTTCQHWYCNLAVISQLCLFIFIVVQGILLIFIILSLRRFQKIAREARRTAKELQQSSETYTYGNIPLCNYDRT, from the coding sequence ATGAGGCGGATGATCCATTGGTTGTGGCTATTGCTCCTGATAATTTGTTTGCTTCCATTGGTCTCTGGATGTCCTTCTCCCTGTAGCTGTACTTCTGGAATTGTGGACTGCAGCTATAAAGACCTTACCAGCAGTACCCTGCCGGCCTCTTTTCCTACTACCACCCAGGTGATCCGTTTGGACCAGAACAACCTGTTATCTATTCCTAATGGTCTTCTGGACCACCTTCCAAATGTGCGTGAGGTCCATCTTAAGCATAACCCTTGGCACTGTGATTGTGACATCCTTTATCTGAGAAGTTGGCTGCAAGGACAGCAGAAGAAAGGCCTGTATAGAGACGTGATTTGTGCATCTCCCGAGACCCTTGAAGGGAGAGTTATTATGTTCTTAACAGAGGATGAACTTGTGACCACCTGTCAACACTGGTACTGCAACCTTGCTGTGATCTCCCAGCTCTGCCTCTTTATCTTTATTGTAGTACAAGGCATTCTGCTAATCTTTATCATTCTCTCCTTGCGTCGTTTCCAGAAAATTGCAAGGGAAGCAAGACGCACAGCCAAAGAACTGCAGCAGAGCTCCGAAACCTACACCTATGGCAACATCCCACTATGCAACTATGACAGGACTTGA